Proteins encoded within one genomic window of Hermetia illucens chromosome 2, iHerIll2.2.curated.20191125, whole genome shotgun sequence:
- the LOC119648197 gene encoding differentially expressed in FDCP 8 homolog isoform X1, whose translation MNSLRESLASIPSAISSFVYENQINPQTVSSPSSLSGDDSSEKSHTIPAALIKEQWQIVLGLDACLPELKTAEDKCKALILTSEECSEERKWLVRHLVELRYRIKELEEIINDPNESFSETKVILGHHFTVQPTHLPTAKQHCDHCTGIIWSVVQASYVCTDCEFIVHHKCAPNIIRICAHVITTERKYPIDEICPEIGLAAQDYKCAECQANFDFSNESMVTCFGPRKQREKMWTEPRLCDYSGLYYCPTCHWNSVSIIPARVIHNWDFSSHKVSRTSLQQINLLLDKPVIKLEEVNPKLFVFLQKLSVIKKIREDLTFMRKYLCECRVATEKKLLEGQIGNRRHLIQTPDVYSISDLVQAESGLLIEFLNRVYDAFEKHIRSCEICSGKGYICEICSNNEVIYPFDDGSVSCEKCLTIYHRICWTRHMQKCPRCARVEERKSKTNDAELTPTTPTEDIKNDPTTELN comes from the exons ATGAATTCGCTGCGAGAAAGCCTGGCTAGCATTCCTAGTGCCATAAGTAGTTTTGTCTATGAAAACCAAATAAATCCACAGACGGTTTCATCACCTTCGTCTCTTTCGGGAGATGACAGTTCCGAGAAATCACATACAATTCCAGCAGCTCTAATTAAGGAGCAATGGCAAATAGTCCTTGGCTTAGATGCTTGTTTACCTGAGCTTAAAACAGCCGAGGATAAATGTAAGGCTCTAATCTTGACATCAGAGGAATGCAGTGAAGAGCGAAAATGGCTCGTTCGACACCTTGTTGAGCTGCGATATCGGATAAAGGAGCTCGAGGAGATCATCAATGACCCAAATGAGTCCTTCTCTGAAACGAAAGTTATCCTAGGACATCATTTCACAGTGCAACCAACCCACCTTCCAACGGCGAAGCAACACTGTGATCATTGCACCGGGATCATCTGGAGTGTTGTGCAGGCCTCCTATGTTTGCACCGATTGCGAATTTATCGTTCATCACAAATGTGCTCCGAATATCATTCGAATTTGCGCTCACGTAATCACAACAGAGAGGAAATATCCCATCGATGAAATCTGCCCTGAAATAGGATTAGCGGCTCAAGACTATAAATGCGCCGAATGCCAAGCGAATTTCGATTTTA gtaatGAAAGTATGGTTACTTGCTTTGGACCCCGTAAACAACGAG aaaaaatgtggaCTGAGCCGCGCTTATGTGATTATTCAGGACTATATTATTGCCCGACATGTCATTGGAACAGCGTGAGCATTATACCAGCACGTGTGATACATAATTGGGATTTCTCATCACATAAAGTTAGTCGTACTTCGCTGCAACAAATAAACCTTTTGTTAGATAAACCAGTGATAAAATTAGaagaagtaaatccgaaatTGTTCGTGTTTCTACAGAAGCTGAGCGTAATCAAAAAGATCCGCGAAGATCTTACATTTATGAGAAAATATTTGTGTGAATGTCGAGTAGCTACTGAGAAGAAACTTCTGGAAGGACAAATAG GAAATCGGCGTCATTTGATCCAAACACCGGATGTTTATAGTATATCAGACTTAGTTCAAGCAGAATCGGGACTTCTAATAGAATTTCTCAATAGAGTTTACGATGCATTCGAGAAGCACATTAGGTCCTGTGAAATATGCTCCGGGAAAGGCTATATATGCGAAATTTGCAGTAATAATGAAGTGATCTACCCGTTTGATGACGGTAGTGTTTCCTGTGAGAAATGTTTGACAATTTACCATCGAATCTGTTGGACACGCCATATGCAAAAATGCCCAAGATGCGCTCGAGTTGAAGAACGAAAGTCGAAAACAAACGATGCAGAGCTAacaccaacaacaccaacagaAGATATAAAAAATGATCCAACAACTGAATTGAATTAA
- the LOC119648197 gene encoding differentially expressed in FDCP 8 homolog isoform X2 — translation MNSLRESLASIPSAISSFVYENQINPQTVSSPSSLSGDDSSEKSHTIPAALIKEQWQIVLGLDACLPELKTAEDKCKALILTSEECSEERKWLVRHLVELRYRIKELEEIINDPNESFSETKVILGHHFTVQPTHLPTAKQHCDHCTGIIWSVVQASYVCTDCEFIVHHKCAPNIIRICAHVITTERKYPIDEICPEIGLAAQDYKCAECQANFDFKKMWTEPRLCDYSGLYYCPTCHWNSVSIIPARVIHNWDFSSHKVSRTSLQQINLLLDKPVIKLEEVNPKLFVFLQKLSVIKKIREDLTFMRKYLCECRVATEKKLLEGQIGNRRHLIQTPDVYSISDLVQAESGLLIEFLNRVYDAFEKHIRSCEICSGKGYICEICSNNEVIYPFDDGSVSCEKCLTIYHRICWTRHMQKCPRCARVEERKSKTNDAELTPTTPTEDIKNDPTTELN, via the exons ATGAATTCGCTGCGAGAAAGCCTGGCTAGCATTCCTAGTGCCATAAGTAGTTTTGTCTATGAAAACCAAATAAATCCACAGACGGTTTCATCACCTTCGTCTCTTTCGGGAGATGACAGTTCCGAGAAATCACATACAATTCCAGCAGCTCTAATTAAGGAGCAATGGCAAATAGTCCTTGGCTTAGATGCTTGTTTACCTGAGCTTAAAACAGCCGAGGATAAATGTAAGGCTCTAATCTTGACATCAGAGGAATGCAGTGAAGAGCGAAAATGGCTCGTTCGACACCTTGTTGAGCTGCGATATCGGATAAAGGAGCTCGAGGAGATCATCAATGACCCAAATGAGTCCTTCTCTGAAACGAAAGTTATCCTAGGACATCATTTCACAGTGCAACCAACCCACCTTCCAACGGCGAAGCAACACTGTGATCATTGCACCGGGATCATCTGGAGTGTTGTGCAGGCCTCCTATGTTTGCACCGATTGCGAATTTATCGTTCATCACAAATGTGCTCCGAATATCATTCGAATTTGCGCTCACGTAATCACAACAGAGAGGAAATATCCCATCGATGAAATCTGCCCTGAAATAGGATTAGCGGCTCAAGACTATAAATGCGCCGAATGCCAAGCGAATTTCGATTTTA aaaaaatgtggaCTGAGCCGCGCTTATGTGATTATTCAGGACTATATTATTGCCCGACATGTCATTGGAACAGCGTGAGCATTATACCAGCACGTGTGATACATAATTGGGATTTCTCATCACATAAAGTTAGTCGTACTTCGCTGCAACAAATAAACCTTTTGTTAGATAAACCAGTGATAAAATTAGaagaagtaaatccgaaatTGTTCGTGTTTCTACAGAAGCTGAGCGTAATCAAAAAGATCCGCGAAGATCTTACATTTATGAGAAAATATTTGTGTGAATGTCGAGTAGCTACTGAGAAGAAACTTCTGGAAGGACAAATAG GAAATCGGCGTCATTTGATCCAAACACCGGATGTTTATAGTATATCAGACTTAGTTCAAGCAGAATCGGGACTTCTAATAGAATTTCTCAATAGAGTTTACGATGCATTCGAGAAGCACATTAGGTCCTGTGAAATATGCTCCGGGAAAGGCTATATATGCGAAATTTGCAGTAATAATGAAGTGATCTACCCGTTTGATGACGGTAGTGTTTCCTGTGAGAAATGTTTGACAATTTACCATCGAATCTGTTGGACACGCCATATGCAAAAATGCCCAAGATGCGCTCGAGTTGAAGAACGAAAGTCGAAAACAAACGATGCAGAGCTAacaccaacaacaccaacagaAGATATAAAAAATGATCCAACAACTGAATTGAATTAA
- the LOC119648197 gene encoding differentially expressed in FDCP 8 homolog isoform X3, translated as MNSLRESLASIPSAISSFVYENQINPQTVSSPSSLSGDDSSEKSHTIPAALIKEQWQIVLGLDACLPELKTAEDKCKALILTSEECSEERKWLVRHLVELRYRIKELEEIINDPNESFSETKVILGHHFTVQPTHLPTAKQHCDHCTGIIWSVVQASYVCTDCEFIVHHKCAPNIIRICAHVITTERKYPIDEICPEIGLAAQDYKCAECQANFDFSNESMVTCFGPRKQREKMWTEPRLCDYSGLYYCPTCHWNSVSIIPARVIHNWDFSSHKKLSVIKKIREDLTFMRKYLCECRVATEKKLLEGQIGNRRHLIQTPDVYSISDLVQAESGLLIEFLNRVYDAFEKHIRSCEICSGKGYICEICSNNEVIYPFDDGSVSCEKCLTIYHRICWTRHMQKCPRCARVEERKSKTNDAELTPTTPTEDIKNDPTTELN; from the exons ATGAATTCGCTGCGAGAAAGCCTGGCTAGCATTCCTAGTGCCATAAGTAGTTTTGTCTATGAAAACCAAATAAATCCACAGACGGTTTCATCACCTTCGTCTCTTTCGGGAGATGACAGTTCCGAGAAATCACATACAATTCCAGCAGCTCTAATTAAGGAGCAATGGCAAATAGTCCTTGGCTTAGATGCTTGTTTACCTGAGCTTAAAACAGCCGAGGATAAATGTAAGGCTCTAATCTTGACATCAGAGGAATGCAGTGAAGAGCGAAAATGGCTCGTTCGACACCTTGTTGAGCTGCGATATCGGATAAAGGAGCTCGAGGAGATCATCAATGACCCAAATGAGTCCTTCTCTGAAACGAAAGTTATCCTAGGACATCATTTCACAGTGCAACCAACCCACCTTCCAACGGCGAAGCAACACTGTGATCATTGCACCGGGATCATCTGGAGTGTTGTGCAGGCCTCCTATGTTTGCACCGATTGCGAATTTATCGTTCATCACAAATGTGCTCCGAATATCATTCGAATTTGCGCTCACGTAATCACAACAGAGAGGAAATATCCCATCGATGAAATCTGCCCTGAAATAGGATTAGCGGCTCAAGACTATAAATGCGCCGAATGCCAAGCGAATTTCGATTTTA gtaatGAAAGTATGGTTACTTGCTTTGGACCCCGTAAACAACGAG aaaaaatgtggaCTGAGCCGCGCTTATGTGATTATTCAGGACTATATTATTGCCCGACATGTCATTGGAACAGCGTGAGCATTATACCAGCACGTGTGATACATAATTGGGATTTCTCATCACATAAA AAGCTGAGCGTAATCAAAAAGATCCGCGAAGATCTTACATTTATGAGAAAATATTTGTGTGAATGTCGAGTAGCTACTGAGAAGAAACTTCTGGAAGGACAAATAG GAAATCGGCGTCATTTGATCCAAACACCGGATGTTTATAGTATATCAGACTTAGTTCAAGCAGAATCGGGACTTCTAATAGAATTTCTCAATAGAGTTTACGATGCATTCGAGAAGCACATTAGGTCCTGTGAAATATGCTCCGGGAAAGGCTATATATGCGAAATTTGCAGTAATAATGAAGTGATCTACCCGTTTGATGACGGTAGTGTTTCCTGTGAGAAATGTTTGACAATTTACCATCGAATCTGTTGGACACGCCATATGCAAAAATGCCCAAGATGCGCTCGAGTTGAAGAACGAAAGTCGAAAACAAACGATGCAGAGCTAacaccaacaacaccaacagaAGATATAAAAAATGATCCAACAACTGAATTGAATTAA
- the LOC119648198 gene encoding ganglioside-induced differentiation-associated protein 1 — translation MSDKSGQFKKPEFYDGLVLYFHPYSYYSQKVLLALHEKQIEFTPYVIDVSNGEQFASWFLNLNPKGEVPVLQDGCFIIPDSAHIIGYLENKYSKGKQRRLIPTDTSSKEFQKIRFYQRTLKRIPIGAISLGSFIHEDLNLNPKPPFIGPIRKTCLETNEKVNRILKTCANQNDVNSGSLFKKVEFQEKRREIISDRVAYQKLLDALETVLRYIENDLKNNSREKWLCSDELSIADITLGLMLHRLYSLGFEDYFWTNGKMPYLENYFQNFKSRESFQKSVPTTMSIWKDILRKVPSNYKFGAGVLGMALFAATALAHRV, via the exons ATGAGTGATAAAAGTGGACAGTTTAAAAAACCCGAGTTTTATGATGGATTAGTTCTATATTTTCATCCGTATAGTTACTACTCACAGAAG GTTTTACTAGCCTTGCATGAGAAACAAATTGAATTCACACCGTATGTGATTGATGTTTCAAATGGAGAACAGTTTGCATCATGGTTCTTGAATTTAAACCCTAAAGGAGAAGTACCTGTACTCCAAGATGGCTGTTTCATAATTCCCGACTCAGCACACATAATTGGCTATTTGGAAAATAAATACAGCAAAG GAAAACAAAGAAGGCTGATACCTACTGATACCTCCTCAAAAGAATTCCAAAAGATCCGCTTTTACCAGCGCACATTGAAACGAATACCAATTGGCGCAATAAGCCTTGGTTCGTTCATTCATGAAGACTTGAATTTGAACCCCAAACCACCATTTATTGGACCTATAAGGAAAACTTGTTTAG AAACGAATGAAAAAGTTAATAGAATACTGAAAACTTGCGCCAATCAGAATGACGTGAATTCCGGTTCGCTATTCAAAAAGGTAGAGTTCCAGGAGAAACGTCGGGAAATTATTTCCGACCGCGTTGCTTATCAAAAACTATTAGACGCTCTAGAAACTGTGCTCAGATATATTGAAAATGACTTGAAAAACAATTCAAGGGAAAAATGGCTGTGTTCAGACGAGCTTTCGATTGCCGATATTACGTTGGGTTTAATGTTGCATCGTTTATATAGCTTAGGCTTTGAAGATTATTTTTGGACAAATGGAAAAATGCCTTATCTAGAAAACTATTTCCAAAACTTCAAGTCTAGAGAGTCGTTTCAAAAATCCGTGCCGACAACGATGTCTATCTGGAAGGATATTTTACGAAAAGTACCATCAAATTATAAATTTGGAGCAGGAGTTCTTGGAATGGCGCTTTTCGCAGCGACCGCGTTAGCTCATAGAGTTTAA